GTCCTCCACCTGGCCGATCCAGGCGCGGAAGGGCACCTTGGCCACGGCCTCCTTCCAGGCGCTGGCCTTGGGGTAAGTGAAGGCGGGATTCACATCCCAGAAGATCGCGGCGGCGTAGCGACCGGTGGCCATGCCCTGCACGGCGGCCTCGAGGTCCTTGACGCTGGCCAGGGGCTCGGCGGGGCTGATGGCGAGAGCCTCCGAACCCAGCAGGGCGTTCAGAAGGTGGGCGGCCTGGTGAACCTCGACGGGCATCTGGGCGCCGCAGAGGACCACGGCGTTCTGCCCGGCATGCTGGAGGTCCTTCACCAGGCTGGTCCAGGTGGCCGCCGGAATGTCCGCGGGCGCGCCCGCGGGCATTCCGGACAGGTCAGTGCCGGCCGGCAGGGACAAACCCTTGGCGCTCAGTTCCTTCGCCAGGGCGAAGGCCACGGCCCCGAGCCGCGAAGGCGAAACGGGAACCCGCACATCCGCGTTGGTGCCCGTGAGCGTGAGGGGGCCTTCCAGGACCCAGAGCCGGTTGATGGGATCCTGGGCGCTCTTCAGGCGGCGCTGGGCGCCCCAGGCGGCCAGGGATTCGGGATCCTCGCCGTTCAGGAAGTCGGCCCCGAGGGACAGGATGACTTTGGCTTTGGCCAGCCGGGGCTGGAGATCCACGGGCTGCCCGAAGCTGGCTTTGGCGGCTTCCTCGGCGGCATCGCCGGCGGCAGGTTCGTAGGCCAGGTGCTCCAGGACGGGCAGGGCAGCCTTGAGGTCCGCCAGGAGGGCCTTGCGGGTGGGCGAGGCCACGGCGCCGGACACCAGGAGCACGGGCTTGCCCGAGGCCTTGGCACCCTTCAGCGCCTCGTTCAGGCGGGTCTCGGCCTCGGTCCAGCCGATGACCCGGCCCTCGGCCTTGGGGGCGCGGAGGCGGTCGGGGTCGTAGAGGCGCAGCACATCGGCCATGGTGCGGGGGCTGGTCTTGCCCTTCACGCCTGGGTGCTCGTCGTTGCCCGTGAGGTGGATGGGGCGGCCTTCGCGGGTCTTCACCAGCACGGGATAGACGCGGCGGCCTTCCTGGTGGGCGCTGGCGTAGTAGTTGGCCACGCCGGGCACCACCTCCACCGGGCGCTTGGTGTAGGGCACCACGGTGCCCTGGCCCTTGCGGTCGCAGGCGACGGTGGCGGCCAGGGCGGCGCTGGCGGTGACCAGGCCCAGGAAGTCGCGGCGGGAGAAGCCGCTCTGGACGGGCAGGCCGTGGACATCGTCGTAGCTGGTGGGTCCGGCGCCCGGGAGGAACTCGTCGTGGGCGGCCGCCTGGGCCTCCGGCGTTTCGATGCGTTCCTCGAGGGTCCGCCAGAAGCGCGGGGTCTCGAGGGGGCCGTGTTCGGGAAGTCGTGTCTTCATCGGGTCATCCGCGGCGCTTGATGGCGTGTTCGGGGGGCGTGATGGGGATGGGGCGGAGGGTTTCCTTCGGCGGCATCTCCGGAGGGGCGTCCTTGTCGGGCAGGAAGGCCAGGCTCAGAGCCTCGCGCCCCATCAAGAAGGGGCCGGCCACCAGGGCGGTCAGGCGGTCGAGGATCGGCTTGCGGTTCAGGTCGGCCATCGTTCAGACCTCCGGGCCTAGCGGTGGCAGGCGGCGCAGTTTTCGGCGCCCTTGGTGATCTTCGAGCCCGGCGGCAGCGCGGCATGGGGATCCCGGTGGCAGGCCAGGCAGTTGCCCATGCGCATGCCCATCTCCCGGGTGATCACCTTCATGGTCTGCACTTCGCCGTGGCAGCTCTGGCAGGCGATGCCGGCGTTCACATGGGGGCGGTGGTCGAAGAAGACATGGTCGGGCAGGGTGTGGACGCGCTGCCAGGGCAGGGGCTCGCCGGACGCGGCGATCTTGGCCAGCTTCTGGATGGCGGGGCGGTCGGTCCGGGTGACCTTGTGGCAACCCATGCAGAGATCCACGCTCGGGATGCCCGCGTGGCGGGACTTGTCCACGCCCGAATGGCAGTACTGGCACTGCATCTTGAGGGTGCCGGCGTGGAGTTCGTGCGAGAAGGGGATGGGCTGCTCGGGGGCGTAGCCCTTGGCGAACCGGTCCGGCTGGGTGAGCCAGCCCACCGAGAGGACGGTGGCGAGGATCGCCACCGCCGCGACGGGCAGGACGAAGCGGAACGCTCGGTCGAACTGGTGCATGCCCAACCTCATGAAAGTGCTGGCTCACGAAAGGGAATTGACGGTGTTCAAATCTAAAACCCGACAATCCCATAGACCAGGAGGGTGTCCCCCTGGAAGCGACGATCGGCAGTTTGTGTCGCAGATCACGATGATAGATCACGCGACCACGATTGTTTACCCATTTTTTCTGAGGAAGTTCCAAGCGTTAAGGGGATTTTGGGGTGGTTTATCTTCTTCCTTTTTGGAGGGGGCGATTTCCTCCAGGAAGGAGGTCCGGAACTCCAGGTTCCCTAGGAACCCTGGGGGAACCCCATCCACGGCTTGAGCAGGCCCAGGTGGAAGAAGAGGGCCCCCATCCGCTCCACCGGCAGGCCCATCACCGTAGAGAAACTGCCCTCCACGGCCTCGATGAAGAGGGCCCCCACCCCCTGGATGGCGTAGGCCCCCGCCTTGTCCATGGGCTCACGGGTGCCCACATACCAGCGGATCTGCGCTTCGGTCAGGGGCCGGAAGAAGACCTGGGCGGTATCGACGAAGCTGTGGGTGGTGTCGTTCTTCTGGAGGCAGAAGCCGGTGTGGACCTGGTGGGCCCGCCCCTGGATCAGGGTCAGCATCCGCACCGCGTCCTCCACATCCACGGGCTTGTTCAAGGTGTGGTGGTCCACGGCCACTGTGGTGTCCGCGGCCATGACCCAGCGGCCGGGATTGCGCCGGGCCACGACTTCGGCCTTCAGCTCCGCCAGGCGCAGCACCAGGTCGCCAGGTTCCTCATCCAGCAGGGGGGTCTCGTCCACCTGAGGGGGCTGGAGCTCGAAGGGGATGCGCATGGCCTCCAGCCAGTGCCGGCGCCGGGGGCTGCCGCTGGCGAGGATCAGGGGTTGCAGGGCGGCCTCGGGCACGCCGGGCAGCGTTTCGGTCATCGGAGCCCCCGCTGGCTGAGTTCGAGAAGGCCCACGCGCATGTGGTAGCTGTCGACCTCCTGGCCCATCCGGAAACCGAACCGGGGGTAGAAGTCGGCCGCGTCGCGGGTTTCCAGGACGAACCGCTGCACCTCGCCCACCCAGGGGTGTCGCAGGGCCCACTTGACCAGCTCCGAGGCGATGCCGAGACCCATCAGGTCCCGGGCCGTCACCACATCGTAGAGCTTGGCTTCGTAGGCGTGATCGGACCAGAGCCGGGTGGCACCCACCAGCCGCCCCCCGCGGTGCCCTTCCGGCACCAGCCGGGCGGTGAGCATCCGGGAGCAGGCCAGCAACCGCCGCCACTGCCCGATGGTGCGGTCCGCGGTCCAGTAGACCTCTTCGGCCTGAAAGAAGATTTGAAGTTCGCGGGGGTCCACGCTCCAGGTCTCGTCGAAGAAGGCCACGGTGCCGTGGACAGTCGACAAGGGCTCCGGTACGAGGAAATCGCGATCCATCAGGCCTTCCTGGGTTGGGCTTTCCATCCTAGCAGCAGGGTTCCCAGGGCCAGTCCGGCCATCAGGACGGGGACCAGCCAGGGGGACCGGGCGGGTGTGCGCACGGGCCGC
The window above is part of the Geothrix sp. genome. Proteins encoded here:
- a CDS encoding GNAT family N-acetyltransferase; the protein is MDRDFLVPEPLSTVHGTVAFFDETWSVDPRELQIFFQAEEVYWTADRTIGQWRRLLACSRMLTARLVPEGHRGGRLVGATRLWSDHAYEAKLYDVVTARDLMGLGIASELVKWALRHPWVGEVQRFVLETRDAADFYPRFGFRMGQEVDSYHMRVGLLELSQRGLR
- a CDS encoding cytochrome c3 family protein, which gives rise to MHQFDRAFRFVLPVAAVAILATVLSVGWLTQPDRFAKGYAPEQPIPFSHELHAGTLKMQCQYCHSGVDKSRHAGIPSVDLCMGCHKVTRTDRPAIQKLAKIAASGEPLPWQRVHTLPDHVFFDHRPHVNAGIACQSCHGEVQTMKVITREMGMRMGNCLACHRDPHAALPPGSKITKGAENCAACHR
- a CDS encoding Maf family protein → MTETLPGVPEAALQPLILASGSPRRRHWLEAMRIPFELQPPQVDETPLLDEEPGDLVLRLAELKAEVVARRNPGRWVMAADTTVAVDHHTLNKPVDVEDAVRMLTLIQGRAHQVHTGFCLQKNDTTHSFVDTAQVFFRPLTEAQIRWYVGTREPMDKAGAYAIQGVGALFIEAVEGSFSTVMGLPVERMGALFFHLGLLKPWMGFPQGS